The Oncorhynchus mykiss isolate Arlee chromosome 5, USDA_OmykA_1.1, whole genome shotgun sequence DNA window CTGGTATGCTAATTTGCTAAAGGTTCTTAGCTAGCAAAGTCGTTAACTAGCAAGTCTGTATCACACGATGTGTAAATAAGTTCCCTTTAGCAATGTGTCTGTTATCACAATTAACACAAGTCTACTGTGTCTTGTAAATGACCTAGAATAGATAATGCCAGCTACAAGTCCTGCCTGTTgactgtttttttccccccgtGTTTTCTCAGCATAATTACGTTAGTCCCAGGGAAGGATGGCCTCCCGTAAGAAGGTGCTGCTGAAGGTGATCATCCTCGGAGACTCTGGGTGAGTGACCTGGGCCCAGTTTTTCAGTTATCTGGACCTCACCTATCATAAAGtattaaatgcatagaaataaaatgaatagaacagactaataattgacttgaatggggactcTCATTCTATTCATTGTTTCTATGCATTTAGTCGTATCCGATAACTTGAAAAACTGGGCCCAGAAGATCATGGTGTTTACACAACTAGATGTCACTTATTTTGAATGTTACCGCTCAAGTGTGTTTGTTCTGTAGCACTCGTACATGTACATCAGCCTCTGTAAAGAAGTCAGGACCTTTATGGCACAGGTAGTTGTGCAGGGGGGGTCAGTGGTTAAAGTCCTTCTCTGGCTGTTCTACTAAATAGCTACCGTTctaaatgtgtgtgttggtgtgtcccCAGGGTAGGGAAGACATCTCTGATGAACCAGTATGTAAATAAGAGGTTCAGTAACCAATACAAGGCCACTATAGGAGCTGACTTCCTCACCAAGGAGGTGATGGTGGATGACAGGCTGGTCACCATGCAGGTCAGTCTTGTGTGGTTGTGTATGTTCTTCTATATTATTAGCCTAGTCATGGGTGCTTACCTCTGCCAGATACGTCATAGTGTGTTTGAATCAGAGATTGGGCAAATTTCATCCTGTGATTAATGAATCATAGTTTTATCCTTTCTTTTTGACCTCTTACacatctctccccccacccccttatGTTGCAAGGCACATTTCTGTGAaaacagacaatgaaattctATCTTACCCTCTCATTCCCCACTCGCACCCTCGCTCTTTCCCTCCTCATTCTGACCCTCTCGCTCCCTATTCCgaccctctcgctccctctcttcctcttagtGTAATCACATATTGAAAACAATACAATAAAGTACTAAAATACCAAAAACATAGTGATTAACATCTCTCTCCTGACAGATCTGGGACACGGCAGGGCAGGAGCGGTTTCAATCTCTGGGTGTGGCGTTCTACCGTGGGGCTGACTGCTGTGTGCTGGTCTATGATGTCACGGCGCCCAACACCTTTAAGACTCTGGACAGTTGGAGGGATGAGTTCCTGATCCAGGCCAGCCCCAGAGACCCAGATAACTTCCCCTTTGTGGTGCTAGGCAACAAGATTGACCTCGAGAACAGACAGGTAGGTGTGTGTACATTGGAGAGCCGGAACAGACAGGTGGTGGCGCGTAGGCAGTACAGTCGGACcttgtcaaatgtttttttgtggcTAGAGATGGTTCCATGTATGAGAAAGTGTGTATGACACAGTTGTTAATGATATCATGGCGTGTTACTGTTATGTTGTCTAGGTGACAACAAAGCGTGCCCAGGCCTGGTGTGCCAGTAAGAACAACATCCCCTACTTTGAGACCAGTGCCAAGGAGGCCATCAACGTAGACCAAGCATTCCAGACCATCGCCCGCAACGCcctcaaacaggtacacacacacaatattgccACAGGGAACACCTGTCCAAACATGCCCTCCTTACACACTGCTAGGCAGAGCACCTCCACCCGTTCACTGAGGCTGCTCTCTGGAACTTCTATCATAGTCAAACTTTGCAAATGTACCTACTCTAAGAGTATGTATTCAACTGTTTTTAGAGGTTTGAATCCTAATCAACCCATCCAATGTGAGAGTATCTAAGTACAGCAGATCGTATCGGTCACGTGAAAATGAGGAAGATGTTTTTCTTAAATTCTTCTACTTGCTGTTTTTGCACACtatctctgtctgtaggagtctgaggTAGAGACGTATGACTTTCCAGACCAGATCAAACTGAGAGACGACCGGTCCTCCTCCTCCAGCGACGGCTGCTCCTGCTGAGACCAACGTTGGACGGACgttggatggaggagaggacatgggTGCATCGCAATAGTGCTCCTTGTCTCCTTTTCGTCCTCTGCACTGGTGTGAAAGATTGGGACAGGTGAAGCCATCTCCCCACATCCTTCCTGTGTTTTCACATCggtgcagatgaaggggaggaagccactttagactattgagatgcaccccatgAAGAGAGGCGGGGACCCCCCGTCTCTGCCCTCCCTTCCTCAGTCAGCTACTGAAGATTCCAGATGAAaagaaagaaaacacatttttcttAACTCACTGTCTCCCGTGGTGACctgacaggaaggagaggagaatccCCCATTTGCACAGCATCACTTTTTAATAAGATAGAAGAACCGGTGATACTATGGAAAATACAATCATGATGCTCCTATTATAATCATTTCTAATAATGTTGTCATGTCTTTTAGTTCTTGTCGTTTTAATTGTTTCATCCTTTTATACTGAGGTATAGactatttgtctgtttgtttgtggTCAAAGTAGAAGTTGTCATTAactactgatctaggatcagattactcttggccaaacctaaccttaaccattagagggATTGGTTAGGAGCAACTCTTACTTACTCTTCTCGCTCTGTGCCTTTCATCTCATGACAAGTATTACTGCAGCAGATCTGTCATATTaatctatatatacagtatatgtggtgTTTTTCTGCCTTTCAGCAGTCCTTATTTTGCCAAACTGTCAACCCCTAGACCCTTAGAAAAATGTAAATTTGAATCTGTTGTATTTGATAAGTGTCTGTTTTTAAACAGTTGTGTAGAGGGTGCTAAACTAACCAGATGCAGTGAAGGTAACTGTGTGCAGTCAAAATATGACGGTGTGCACTGACATTCTCTCGACCCAACAGCAACATCGGTTCTGTTCTTTTATACTGGTTAGTTCAGTACATTTCTTATCTTGTTATCCATACTACACAACTGTATCCCTGTAGAGGCTGGTCATACATTTTATGGAATGAAGACATGAGATGAGCAGTCACTATGGGCCTGTCTCAAGTTTAAACCCTAGCCCCCTCAAGGCTCCTAATAGATCAAAAATGATCTGATTTGTGTAAGCAGTGTGGTTCTAGTGAAATAGTAGTTGGCCATATTGCTTACACTACTTCTCAGGTCTACCAGGAGGCTATCTAGAAGTGTCTAGGGAAAGAGGGGAGGGTTTGGGACTGGACCCCATGTCCTCTGCCCTAACAGTGGGCCGTGCCCCTCTTTGGTCCTACTGATCACCTCTCTCCTAGTTTTTTTTCTATTCCATTGTCTTAAATCTGCCTTCCTATTCTACACCATCCACTAGTGTTGCTGTGTGTTCTAGTAACAGAAATGAATTGACTCTTTCATGCCAACAACCAATGAGCAAAAATCCTTAGTCATCTATCTACGTGAACATTTTCGCACAACTCCTTCAACTGTCATATTTTGTTGCATATCTCTTCGCTGTAAAACATAAATATTTACTTTATGGAAATGTCAGttgtcttttattttttttagtctTAGACCTGCAGGCCCACTGCTCTAAATCACATTCTAATTCAACAACTACAGAAATGTTGCATTGGTATAAGAGAATCCAGTTCCTTCATTTTGAATAGCAGAGGATTGAAAGTGGGACATGTCACTCTGTACAGCATGCTTCTGCTGGGTCTGTCGGCCAGAGAGACCCCTCTGTTCAGCATAACACTGCTCCTCTTGGTTCTCTGCAGTTCATTGCAGAACAGAGACTGCTGAGTGTGTGAGTGGTCACTGAGGGACAGGTGGTCCGAACAACTCCATGGTTTCCATCACCAGGGAGAGGTGGTCCGAACAACTCCATGGTTTCTATCACCAGGGAGAGGTGGTCCGAACAACTCCAAGGTTTCCATCACCAGGGAGAGGTGGTTCATAAACGACCCTACAGTGACACGCAGGATACGGGCCTCATCTGCCCTCCACCTCCTTATGGGGTATGGAAGAGACGAGATGGTGAAagaagagatgagggagggattCACATGACCTACAGTAGTACCTCCATACTCTTACACCATTGATTACACTAGGTGATAGTACACATACAgcagacactcacacagacagcgtgcTACCGGAAACCGTGAGCTCCTTGCTGATGCCTCCTTTCCGGGGCTCGCGGTCTGGGGAGAGGGACTGGAGCGCGATGGACGCTTCGCGAGTTGATGGGAACGGGACGTCCAGAGCACTGCGGAACTGTCAAGGAAGCTTTCACTCTAACTTTCATGTTAAATTACCAAAATATGAATACAATCAAGAGTTAATGCCAACAAACATTATACTGACGTTTTATATTGGGTAAAAAGGATGCAATTCCAGTGTGCCTTGTTTGTGATTGTTTTCAGTGCAGGGTGCAGCCATGGTGGTTATTCTAGTAGGTAAATCTAGTTTTTGCGACCGCATTGCAGATTCCCTGTGAATGATATAACACATATATATTTAAAACATGATGTGGAGATTCGTCACGATTGATGACTACACTGCTGTGTTTTCAGATCCATAAGAAAGTGGATTTGCCaacacaaaaaatacaaaaaacgtGTATTAACTGGTGTCATCAATCTTATTAAACATATAACTATTTATTCAACATATTCAGTCCAATCCTTTAAAATGACCCTAATTCACATTCGTTGCAGTCTCTGTTTGATTATCATATTCTGCTCGATTTTCACATCAGCTATAAATTAATTGAGACGTGATGAGATGAGAGATCCGCACACAACTGTGAATGGAGCGCTAACAGGAGAAGTCGGCACGCGCCGACTTctcgggcgtgcaaaattattcagcccccttaagttaatactttgtagcgccaccttttgctgcgattacagctgtaagtcgcttggggtatgtctctatcagttttgcacatcgagagactgaatttttttcccattcctccttgcaaaacagctcgagctcagtgaggttggatggagagcatttgtgaacagcagttttcagttctttccacagattctcgattggattcaggtctggactttgacttggccattctaacacctggatatgtttatttttgaaccattccattgtagattttgctttatgttttggatcattgtcttgttggaagacaaatctccgtcccagtctcaggtcttttgcagactccatcaggttttcttccagaatggtcctgtatttggctccatccatcttcccatcaattttaaccatcttccctgtccctgctgaagaaaagcaggcccaaaccatgatgctgccaccaccatgtttgacagtggggatggtgtgttcagctgttgcttttacgccaaacataacgttttgcattgttgccaaaaagttccattttggtttcatctgaccagagcaccttcttccacatgtttggtgtgtctcccaggtggcttgtggcaaactttaaacaacactttttatggatatctttaagaaatggctttcttcttgccactcttccataaaggccagatttgtgcaatatacgactgattgttgtcctatggacagagtctcccacctcagctgtagatctctgcagttcatccagagtgatcatgggcctcttggctacatctctgatcagtcttctccttgtatgagctgaaagtttagagggacggccaggtcttggtagatttgcagtggtctgatactccttccatttcaatattatcgcttgcacagtgctccttgggatgtttaaagcttgggaaatctttttgtatccaaatccggctttaaacttcttcacaacagtatctcggacctgcctggtgtgttccttgttcttcatgatgctctctgcgcttttaacggacctctgagactatcacagtgcaggtgcatttatacggagacttgattacacacaggtggattgtatttatcatcgttagtcatttaggtcaaca harbors:
- the LOC110523424 gene encoding ras-related protein rab7 — protein: MASRKKVLLKVIILGDSGVGKTSLMNQYVNKRFSNQYKATIGADFLTKEVMVDDRLVTMQIWDTAGQERFQSLGVAFYRGADCCVLVYDVTAPNTFKTLDSWRDEFLIQASPRDPDNFPFVVLGNKIDLENRQVTTKRAQAWCASKNNIPYFETSAKEAINVDQAFQTIARNALKQESEVETYDFPDQIKLRDDRSSSSSDGCSC